Proteins encoded by one window of Blastopirellula marina:
- a CDS encoding DUF2306 domain-containing protein codes for MLSPKPYWEYRPTNADILIDSHGDFGYPPGVGHAYHSRGHARLKAYRITSSGGRHPAAGIVKAHGSSARTRTLKALAAATVVLLLGKVLVSIVAEYVNYFPPNFDAVFLIGREESFRGIYPPAFFVHIITSPIAILLAAYLMVSGKRKSHGTWHRRLGKAQLFLVLGLVAPSGFIMAFWAFSGPIAGVGFGLQAIATAVTVSVAARYAMQRNFPVHQRWATHCFLLLVAPLLFRIVAGILIVTDMESFAAYQANAWLSWIVPMAAYELDRWRKRRKAERKKQPHDMQLQEA; via the coding sequence ATGTTATCGCCAAAGCCCTACTGGGAGTACCGGCCGACTAACGCCGACATTCTGATCGACTCCCACGGCGACTTCGGTTATCCTCCAGGGGTGGGCCACGCATACCACTCGCGTGGCCACGCTCGTCTTAAAGCTTATCGGATAACCTCGTCAGGAGGGCGGCACCCTGCCGCTGGAATCGTGAAGGCGCACGGCTCGTCAGCACGTACTCGAACACTCAAAGCGCTCGCGGCGGCTACCGTCGTGCTGCTGCTGGGCAAGGTGCTCGTTTCGATCGTCGCCGAGTACGTGAACTATTTCCCGCCGAACTTCGACGCGGTCTTTCTGATAGGGCGGGAAGAGTCGTTCCGCGGCATCTACCCGCCGGCGTTCTTCGTGCACATCATCACCTCGCCAATCGCCATCCTGCTGGCCGCTTACTTGATGGTCAGCGGTAAACGCAAATCGCACGGCACCTGGCACCGGCGTCTGGGTAAGGCTCAGCTCTTTCTCGTGCTGGGGCTGGTCGCCCCCAGTGGCTTCATCATGGCGTTCTGGGCCTTCAGTGGGCCTATCGCCGGCGTCGGTTTCGGCCTGCAAGCGATTGCCACCGCGGTAACGGTCAGCGTTGCGGCCAGGTACGCGATGCAGCGGAACTTCCCCGTCCATCAGCGCTGGGCGACCCATTGCTTTCTGCTGCTGGTCGCTCCCCTGCTCTTTCGCATTGTGGCTGGCATCTTGATCGTCACCGATATGGAAAGCTTCGCCGCGTATCAAGCCAATGCCTGGCTTAGCTGGATCGTGCCGATGGCCGCCTACGAACTAGACCGCTGGCGAAAGCGGCGGAAAGCGGAACGCAAGAAGCAACCCCACGACATGCAACTGCAAGAGGCCTAG
- a CDS encoding DUF1559 domain-containing protein, translated as MRDQTKRRRGYSLRILLVVIAIIAAVLAFLLPLLQRAREASRRLQCSNNFKQITLAMHNYHDTFDVFPAAMGGTGVGGNENRLNALVAFIPFIESNSITDQIQAGSFGTPPGGPAPWDKTYPPWQYDAAAYRCPSAVYEARDYKPANYAFSVGDVTRDLHQLPKPRGAFAPGLLTTFADFTDGNANTIAMAEIGTDYRRQVQGQYAVNLPETILADPGICWRTVDRGKKYYLKNVRLHDRGRGYNWADGGAGPGLVNTILPPNSPSCAVGGLEAVDGVYSAGSQHPGGCNVALCDGSVRFISEEIDAGNSAAAPPTHEDYAEQTFASPYGVWGALGTIAGEEPIGDY; from the coding sequence ATGCGCGACCAAACCAAGCGACGCCGCGGCTACTCGCTAAGAATCCTGCTGGTGGTGATCGCGATCATCGCGGCCGTGCTGGCTTTTCTCCTTCCGCTCTTACAACGCGCTCGCGAAGCTTCCCGGCGGTTGCAGTGTTCCAATAACTTCAAGCAGATCACACTCGCGATGCACAACTATCACGACACCTTTGATGTGTTCCCTGCAGCGATGGGCGGTACTGGCGTTGGCGGCAACGAGAACCGGTTGAACGCTTTGGTCGCGTTCATCCCGTTCATAGAGAGCAATTCGATAACCGATCAGATCCAAGCTGGCTCATTCGGAACACCTCCAGGCGGTCCGGCACCGTGGGATAAGACGTACCCGCCGTGGCAGTATGATGCGGCTGCCTACCGATGTCCTTCTGCTGTATACGAAGCGAGGGACTACAAGCCAGCAAATTATGCGTTTAGTGTTGGGGACGTCACACGTGATCTTCATCAGTTGCCGAAACCACGAGGCGCGTTCGCTCCTGGTCTGTTGACAACCTTTGCCGACTTTACAGACGGAAACGCGAACACGATCGCCATGGCCGAAATTGGTACGGACTACCGACGCCAGGTGCAAGGTCAATACGCGGTCAATCTACCCGAAACCATTCTCGCCGATCCCGGCATCTGCTGGCGGACGGTCGACCGTGGGAAAAAGTATTACTTGAAAAACGTCCGGCTGCACGATCGGGGGCGCGGTTACAACTGGGCCGACGGTGGTGCCGGGCCAGGCCTGGTCAATACGATCTTGCCCCCCAATAGCCCCAGCTGCGCAGTCGGCGGGCTGGAAGCGGTCGACGGGGTATACTCGGCCGGAAGTCAGCACCCCGGCGGGTGCAATGTTGCCTTGTGTGATGGAAGCGTACGTTTCATTTCGGAAGAGATCGACGCCGGTAATTCGGCGGCAGCACCACCAACCCACGAAGACTACGCCGAACAAACGTTCGCCAGTCCGTACGGTGTGTGGGGAGCATTGGGGACCATCGCCGGAGAGGAGCCAATCGGTGACTATTAA